In a single window of the Raphanus sativus cultivar WK10039 chromosome 9, ASM80110v3, whole genome shotgun sequence genome:
- the LOC108827790 gene encoding LOW QUALITY PROTEIN: E3 ubiquitin-protein ligase SINA-like 2 (The sequence of the model RefSeq protein was modified relative to this genomic sequence to represent the inferred CDS: deleted 1 base in 1 codon) has translation MSNAEQVISRGASSSSRSVVGEGTAADDEEVTVTTEEEVVRSGTLLELDLLDCPVCCHALTTPIFQCDNGHIACSSCCTKLRNRCPSCTLPIGVYRNRMMERVVEAIIVPCPNAKHGCTDKFSYGKELVHEKECSFALCYCPAPHCNYSGLYIDLYRHYYANHSCPWEYFRCGYDGQAWMHISDEILVLQEGREGPLVAIQCFEEEQGVYVTVNCITPCSPGVSEFSFQLSYSAYGNAARSMSFGMGEMNRIQKVSFETPDKDFMCVPHYFLDGETSLKMNICIRRREKKKEKKRKHDEETEVVDKVLRRRRGGNEEGV, from the exons ATGTCGAACGCCGAGCAAGTCATCAGCAGAGGAGCGTCGAGTAGCAGCCGCTCCGTTGTCGGAGAAGGAACGGCGGCTGATGATGAAGAGGTTACAGTAACAACGGAGGAGGAGGTAGTACGATCGGGAACGCTGTTGGAACTGGATCTTCTCGATTGTCCCGTTTGCTGTCACGCACTGACGACCCCTATCTTTCAG TGTGACAATGGACACATAGCCTGCTCGTCTTGCTGTACTAAACTGAGGAACAGATGCCCTTCTTGCACTTTGCCCATTGGTGTCTATCGAAACAGAATGATGGAGAGAGTTGTGGAAGCCATCATCGTCCCTTGCCCTAACGCAAAACATGGCTGCACCGACAAGTTCTCTTACGGCAAAGAGTTGGTCCATGAGAAGGAATGCAGTTTCGCTTTATGCTACTGTCCTGCGCCACACTGCAACTACTCCGGCCTGTACATTGATCTCTACCGTCACTACTATGCTAACCACAGTTGCCCATGGGAATATTTCAGGTGTGGCTATGATGGGCAGGCGTGGATGCACATCAGTGATGAGATTTTAGTTCTTCAGGAAGGTAGAGAAGGTCCGTTGGTTGCGATTCAATGTTTTGAGGAAGAACAAGGAGTGTATGTGACCGTGAACTGTATAACTCCTTGTTCTCCTGGAGTGTCGGAGTTCTCCTTTCAACTCTCTTACTCGGCGTACGGAAACGCAGCTAGATCCATGTCGTTTGGAATGGGTGAGATGAATAGGATTCAGAAAGTGAGCTTCGAAACTCCTGACAAGGACTTCATGTGTGTTCCTCACTATTTCTTGGATGGGGAGACTAGTTTGAAGATGAATATTTGCATCCGccgaaga gagaagaagaaggagaagaaaagaaaacatgatgAGGAGACTGAAGTTGTTGACAAAGTTCTCAG gagaagaagaggagggaACGAGGAAGGAGTATGA
- the LOC108824496 gene encoding protein FEZ-like, whose amino-acid sequence MGENNGEAKKMEDVLLPGFRFHPTDEELVSFYLRRKVEHRPLSIKLITQLDIYKYDPWDLPKFAMTGEKEWYFYCPRDRKYRNSSRPNRVTSAGFWKATGTDRPIYSSEGSKCIGLRKSLVFYKGRAAKGVKTDWMMHEFRLPSSSTHTLSDTPLSPNDSWAICRIFRKANTTALKATSHSFASSLPTEGSTDTEPYEKPSNTAHIYPGNILENSVSVNFYKKNMNVTKPRSYYDEKEATKTSTCTANTPFSYMDFASPASPGPCLDEQYLRSLLLASQETQPPQLPKVMNNNDISSFLLNMSSSDSSFLGGYTNQIGSSIDLTTAILAQEQCPALVNLSQGYQDHQAFSHTLEFGHLTSASTSVGDQHQNQKHHMLMESYYSVNLLN is encoded by the exons ATGGGAGAGAACAACGGAGAAGCTAAGAAAATGGAAGATGTGTTATTGCCCGGATTTAGGTTTCATCCAACGGACGAAGAGCTCGTGAGTTTCTATCTAAGACGGAAGGTTGAGCATCGCCCACTCTCCATTAAGCTCATCACTCAGCTCGACATCTACAAATATGACCCATGGGATCTTCCAA AGTTTGCGATGACGGGAGAGAAGGAATGGTACTTCTACTGTCCAAGAGACAGAAAGTATAGGAACAGTTCGAGGCCGAACCGAGTGACCAGTGCTGGATTCTGGAAAGCCACGGGAACGGACAGGCCGATATATTCATCGGAAGGAAGCAAATGCATTGGTCTAAGGAAGTCACTTGTGTTTTACAAAGGAAGAGCTGCTAAAGGAGTTAAGACAGATTGGATGATGCATGAGTTTCGCTTGCCTTCTTCATCAACACATACCCTTTCGGATACTCCTCTATCTCCCAAC GATTCATGGGCTATATGCAGAATATTTAGGAAAGCAAACACAACGGCTCTTAAAGCTACCTCACACTCCTTTGCTTCATCTCTACCAACAGAGGGAAGCACCGATACAGAACCCTACGAAAAACCATCAAACACAGCCCACATTTATCCAGGAAATATCCTCGAAAATAGTGTTTCCGTCAACTTttacaagaaaaatatgaatGTGACCAAACCACGTTCATATTATGATGAGAAAGAAGCTACCAAAACTAGTACTTGTACAGCTAATACTCCCTTCTCTTACATGGATTTCGCTTCCCCAGCCAGTCCTGGTCCTTGTCTAGACGAACAGTACCTAAGAAGCCTTTTGCTTGCCTCACAAGAAACACAGCCACCTCAACTTCCCAAGGTCATGAACAACAACGATATCTCGTCGTTTTTGCTAAACATGTCATCGTCAGACTCATCCTTTCTTGGAGGATACACAAACCAGATAGGCTCAAGTATCGATCTCACCACTGCAATATTGGCCCAGGAACAGTGTCCTGCTCTTGTTAATCTGTCGCAAGGGTACCAAGATCATCAAGCTTTCTCTCACACATTAGAGTTTGGTCACTTAACGTCAGCGTCAACTAGTGTTGGAGATCAACATCAGAATCAGAAGCATCACATGTTGATGGAGAGTTACTATTCTGTCAATTTGCTCAATTAA